CTCCCGGTACATACGGTGTTCAATTCCTTAAAATTCCTTGAAAAAGAAGGCTTTATAGCCCTTTCAGAAGCTATGCATGAACCTTCAAAACTGCATATCACAGCCAATAACACCGAACTATACCGCTTTGAACTGGAAAACGCCAAATATGTTCGTCTTATCAAAACAATTTTACGAATGTATAGCGGACTGTTTAACGATTATGTTAAAATTGATGAAGACAGTATTGCACAAAAATCTTCCACGAAAACCGGGCAGGTTATTGCCATGCTTGATGAGTTGGAAAAAATGAATGTCATCTTGTATAAACCCCGCTCCGATAAACCGGAAATAACATTTGTATGTGAGCGCCTGCCGGATAAAAACATTCAGATTTCTGACCAAAACTATAAAATTCTTAAAGAAAATGCACTCAAGCGCTTAGAAGCTGTTACAGATTATTTGTCTGGTAATACCAAATGCAGAAGCCAGTTTTTGCTCAACTATTTTGGAGAAAAAAACAACAAGCGCTGTGGTATATGTGATGTCTGCCTGAAGCGCAACGAACTTGGCCTCACAGAACTTGAATTCGACAACATTGTCAATATGATTAAACCCCTGCTAAAAGATAATGGGTTGACAATTGACCAAATTAAAACAAAGCTGAAAAGTACCCAGGAAGATAAACTGATTGCCATTTTGCGATGGCTGACGGATAACGATAAAATTTCAGTCGACAAAGAAGGAATATATAAGTGGTATTGATTTTCATAAAAAATTATCATAATTGTATTGTACAATTTTTTATTTGCATTTCATCATATCACAAAAACAAATTTTAAATAAAAAAAAACATTTTTTTCTGATAGCTTTTTTAAGCACCCCACTGTTGTTCCTCAATTGTAAAAAAACATCCTGCCTTCAGATTTCAGGAATAAATACACAGGCATTTACAACTTCACTTGTTCTTATTATTCATGGAATATTAATGTTGGAATTTACGATTCTGATACGCTGACATACACCGGGAATGTGTATTATGAAAATGAAGGGGAAATATACATACATTACAGCAGCAATAAGAACCTCCGGCTGAATATTGATGAGGAAGGTTATTTGAAATTATTATGCGGTGCCGGAGCCGGCAGTTTTACATCCGAAAACACTGTAAGTTTAAACTATGCTACAAATTCATGCCCGGGAGGCGGGCTGGGCGGTGGAACAAATTATAAAGTGGACGGTACAAAACAATAGTTCAGAAAGTCTTAAGGTAAGTTATTACCGCACCTGAAATTAAGTTAAGTTTTTCGTAAACTTTGCCTGATTTCATTTTTCTCACTGAAAATTCAACGGTGCATTTTTCATCAAAATTCTGAGAAATAAACACTGCATTTTCATCCTTCAAAACCCGCATCACATCATTCATTTTTTCGTAATTGAACGTGATATGATAACTATCGTTAATGGTTTTTTCAATAATTTTACTTTTCTCCAGCACTTCTCTGGCAGTAGTTTTGTATGCATTTATAAGTCCACTGACACCAAGTTTTGTGCCTCCGAAGTATCTTACAACAACCACCAATACATTGGTTAAGTCTTTCGACTGTATTTGCCCAAAGATAGGCCTGCCTGCCGTTCCAGATGGTTCACCGTCATCGTTGAAACGAAAAATACTCTTATCAAAACCCAGGCGAAAAGCATAGCAATGATGGGTTGCATCGTAATATATTTTTTTAATTTTTCCCAGTGTCTGTTTCACAGCGATTTCATTTTCCACAGGCACCGCCAGTCCAATAAATCTGCTGCCTCTGTCACGGAAAACACTTTCGGCAGTTTCTTCTATGGTAAGATATACATCTTCAAAAAGCATAAAAAAACAGTTTAAAACAAAATCGGTAACACAGGTCAGTTATACGTTTTTTTTATCACCACAGGCGACCTTTACCTAAGATTACGCCTGAAGTTTATCTTTTGTAATGCCCCAAATAATAGTAAGCAATACCGCTTTATTTAATCACGATATTTTTCTTCGAAACATATTCATCAATTTTTTCAGATATCAGCCCGAAGATTTCTTCTATGGTTCCCATACCTTCAATGGACGACAGTTTGCCCTGCTCTTTATAATATTCCAGCAGCGGTTCTGTTTGTTCCCGGTAAACTTCGATACGTTTTTTTATGATCTCTGCGTTGTCATCGCCCCTGTTCGAGTGTTGGCTACGATACATGATACGGTTGAACAATTCCTCTTCAGCAACGTTAAGAAATATCACCATTGACACCGGGGCATTTTTTGTGTTCAGCATTTCATCAAGAGACACAGCCTGGTTCAGCGTACGGGGAAAACCGTCAAATATAAAACCATTGGTATTGACAACATTCGTTGTCCTTGATATTAACTGTTCCAGGATTATGCTGTCGGGCACAAGCAGCCCCTTGTTAATATAATCTTTAACAAGTTTTCCGATTTTTGTTTCGTTTTTCATTTCTTCCCGCATGATGTCACCGGTAGAAAGGTGGGTCAATTGGTATTTACTGATGATGTTTTCTGATTGTGTGCCTTTGCCGCTGCCCGGCGCACCGAATAAGATGATGTTTAGCATAGAAGTATTAAATTACAATTTTATAAATATCAGGGAGGTTTCTCCCCAGTCCGTTATAATCAAGTCCGAAACCTACAATGAAATCATTCGGGATATGTAAGCCGACATAATCAATAGGAAAATTTTTAATAAAAGCATCGGGCTTCAGTAATAATGATGCTATTCGGATACCTGCCGGCTGAAAGGTTTCTAATTTTTCAAGCAAGTGTTCCATGGTAAGTCCGGAATCAATAATATCCTCCAATATCACAACTTCCCGCCCTTTGATATCTTCATTAAATCCTATCAGTTGTTTAACCTGTTGGGTTGATGATGTTCCTGAATAAGAAGATAGCTTCACAAAAGTGATTTCGCAATTTATGTTAATTTTTTTCAACAGGTCGGCAGCAAACATAAAAGAGCCATTCAGTATCGCCATAAAAAGAGGCAATTTTTCTTTATAATCATTATTTATACGTGAAGCAACATCAGTGATTGCTTGTTGTATAGTATTATTGCTGACAAACAATGAAAAAGTTTTATCGTTTAATTTTACTGTGGTCATTTTATTTTTTGAAAAAGCTAAATTACAAATTAAAGTCAAAAAGCTGTCAAATTCATAAATATTTTATCTTTGTATAATAAATTTTCAGTTATGAAACCAATTGTAAGTATTATCATGGGCAGCACTTCTGATTTGCCCGTGATGGAAGCCGCAGCCAAATTTTTCGATGAGATGCAGATACCTTTTGAAATGAATGCATTATCGGCACACCGCACACCCGATGAGGTAGCTGATTTTGCAAAAAAAGCACAGGGGCGCGGCATAAAAGTCATCATTGCAGCAGCCGGCATGGCCGCACATTTGCCGGGAGTTATTGCATCCATGACACCTCTGCCCGTGATAGGCGTTCCCATAAAATCTTCCCTTGAAGGCCTTGACTCAATTTTAGCAATATTACAAATGCCCCCGGGCATTCCCGTAGCTACCGTGGCACTGAACGGAGCACAAAATGCTGCCATCCTTGCTTTGCAGATACTTTCCTTGAGTGACGAAAAACTTATGAGTAAAAACCTTACATTCAAAAAAAATCTGAAAACAAAAATTGTTAAAGCCAATGAGGAGCTTGGGAAAATAAATTACAACTACAAAGTGTGAAAACATGAAACACGGATATTTTTTTTTCCTTACACTGCTTCTGATATCTTTCACTTTAACCGCACAACATGACAACAGCCCCATTGGCAGTCGCTCGGCAGCCATGGGTAATGCTTCCGTAACACTTACCGACTTCTGGTCAGTTCACAACAACCAGGCCGCTATGGCATACTATGACCATATTGCAGCAGGGATATATTACGAAAACCGATTTATCACTAAAGAACTCGGGCTTAAATGTTTTTCATTATTAGTGCCTGTTAAAAAAGCTGGAGTTTTCGGGTTGAATGTATCAAACTTCGGATACCATTTGTATAATGAATCAAAAATTGGCCTCGCTTATGGTATGGCTTTCGGTGATAGAATTTCAGCCGGGGTGCAACTGGATTACATATATACGCATATTGCAGAAAATTATGGGAATAAAAGCAACATCACTTTCGAAGCGGGTATCCGTGCAAAAATCATTAAAAACTTAATCATTGCAGCACATATATATAACCCTATCATGGTCAAAATCTCATCGTACGACAATGAAAGGATACCACTGATATTTAAAATAGGGCTTTCATATACTTTTAGCGATAAAGCTGTACTGGCAGCCGAAGTGGAAAAAGATATCAATTATAAACCCATATTTAAAACCGGGTTGGAGTATCATATTGTAAAACCGGTTTATATCAGAATTGGTATTGCTACGAACCCTTTTATTTATTCCTTCGGAGCCGGTTTTGAATTTTATCATTTTAAACTGGATGTTTCAGCTTCACGGCATCCTGTACTGGGATTTACACCTCAGGCCTCGCTGGTTTACGACATACATTCGATATATTCGGAAAAGAAAAACAAGAAATAAAAAAGTGCCTAAAGTGAGCTGAAGTTTGAAGTACTTAAAATTATTTTACTTAGAAATTAATTAAGTTATTTTAAAAAAATATTACAAACAAAAATAAGTACAACAAATCATATACACAGAGTAATAAAAACAAAGATGAACCGCCTCTTTACCAACTTATGCTTGTGTTTTAGCGTAATTATTTTTTTATTTTCCAGTAAAGCGCTTTTAGCCCAGGAAATAGAGCCCGACAGTACAACAGATTTTCAGCAGCAACTCATTGAAAACTACAGTGAACAAATAGATGCAGAAATCGATTATAGTGATATGATTTCCGACATGGAATATTACCTCAAGCATCCGCTAAATATCAATAAAGCAAGTTTTGAAGAAATTTCCGCTTTGAAAATACTTAACGATATTCAAATAAAAAACCTGCTGGAACATATTCAAAAAAACGGCAAATTGCTTTCGGTTTATGAGCTTCAATCCATAGAAGGCTTTGATGTGGACATCATCAACCTGCTCCTTCCCTATATTAATCTGGGCATGGAAACTGAAAAATCTTCTTTTCGTTTTAAAGATATTTTTTTGTACGGTACCAATAATGTTTTTATGCGTTATCAGCGAATCATTGAAAAACAGAAAGGCTTTAAAAAAGTTCCTGACTCGTTATATGAATTAAGCCCCAACTCTTATTACCTTGGAAGCCCTGATAAATTATACCTAAAATACCGTTTTAACTATAATAATAAAGTAATGTGGGGTATTACTGCTGAAAAAGACGCCGGAGAGCAATTTTTCAAAGGGATAAACCGGTATGGTTATGATTTTTATTCCGGGTTTATCAATGTACAAAACATGGGGATAATAAAAAATATTATACTTGGTGATTTTAACATACAGTTTGGGCAGGGGCTTACACTTTGGTCGGGGCTTAGCTTCGGGAAATCCAGCGAAGCCATAAACATAAAAAAAATTGCCCGCGGCATCAGCCCGTATTCTTCTTCTTACGAAAGCGGCTTTATGAGGGGAACAGGATTTACACTGGGATACAAAGGATTTGAATTAACAGGTTTTTATTCCATTAAAAATATGGATGCAACCCTGAGTGCAAACGACACAACTGAAAACACTGACTATATAATTACATCTTTAAGTGAAGACGGATTGCACAATACCCCAAACCGTGCAGAAAAAAAAGGAGCATTAAACGAACAATTATTTGGCGGCCACCTGGCTTATAAAACCAAAGCATTGAATGTTGGCATCACAGCTTATGGTATTCACCTGAATATGCCCATTTCAACGGAACAAAAACCTTATAAAATCTTTGATTTCAATGGCCAGAATAATTTCAATATGGGCATAGATTACAGTTATATTTTCCGCAATTTTAACATTTTCGGAGAAACTTCCCGCAGTCAGAATGGCGGTTGGGCAACATTCAACGGACTGATGGCAAGCATAAACCGTTATATTTCTTTCGTGGTGTCGTACCGATATTATCAACGTAATTACCAATCCTTATATTCTTCGTCTTTTAGTGAAAGCGGCAATTCCTATAACGAAAGTGGTTTTTATGCGGGTATTTCCGTAAAACCTCATTACAAGATTCTCATTAACGCTTATGCAGATTTTTTTACGTTCCCATGGCTTAAATACAGGGTTAACAGCCCTTCAAACGGCTTCGACTGCAATATCAGCCTTCAGTATAAGCCCACAAAAAAAATCAACATCCAGTTTCGATATAAATTCGAACAAAAACAAATAAACAGCGATGATGAAGATGCGGTAATAAATTATAACGTACCTTACAGCAGGCAAAACATTCGTATGCATATTACTTATCCGGTTTCTGATGCTTTTACTTTAGCCAACAGGATTGAGATATCAAATTACAAATTCAACACTTCTGCACCTGAGTATGGATACCTGCTTTATCAGGACATAAAATACAGGCCACAAAAATTGCCGCTGGCTTTTTCTTTTCGTTTTACCTTATTTGACACAAAATCATACAACACCCGAATGTATGCTTTTGAAAATGACGTGCTGCATGCCTATTCCATACCTTCTTTTTATGACAAAGGAATACGTTATTACCTTATGCTGCAATACAGCCCGGGGAGACATTTTGATATCTGGCTGCGCTTTGCCCAAACATATTATGACAATAAAACCGTTATCAGTTCCGGGCTGAATGAGATTAATGGCAACAGGCAATCGGAAATAAAGGTACAGGTTAGATTTAAGTTTTGATACGAAATTATGACGACCATTGAAAAAGAAAAGAGAGTAGTATTTCTGATGATACGATTGTATTGCAGAAAGCAACATCACACCAGCGATCTTTGTGGAAAATGCCGTGAATTAGAAAACTACTCCTTTACACGCATTGATAAATGTCCGCACTTGCCGGATAAACCGAAATGCTCAAAATGTCAGACACACTGTTTCAGAAATAATAAACGTGAAGAAATCAGAAGAGTCATGCGCTATTCAGGGCCAAGAATGATCATTTATCATCCAGTGATCGCACTACAGCACATGCTTAGATAAATGTTTTATCAACTAAAAATTTATTCGGAACTTTGCCATACAAAAATGTATGCGGGTCAAAATTCTCTTATATTAATTTTATATCAGCCATGGCGCTCAGCAAAAATTTTCCGAAAGGTTTTACAGCGATAAAGAACATATTTTCGTCGCTCCATTCGCGAAACTACCGGCTTTATTTCGTGGGTCAGGGCGTTTCATTGATTGGGACATGGATGCAGAATATTGCATTAAGCTGGCTGGTATACAGGCTTTCGGGATCGGTGTTTCTTTTAGGTTTGGTGGGATTTACCGGTCAGATCCCCAGCTTTATTCTGTCACCTTTTACAGGAGTGATCAGCGACAGGTATAACCGGCTTAAAATTATGAAACTTGCCCAGGTATTTTTTATGCTTCACTCCCTGACCATGGCAGTTTTGGTCCTGACAAACACGATTCAGGTATGGCATATCGTAGCATTAAGTATAGTTTTTGGTATTATCAACGCTTTCGACACACCGGCCCGGCAATCGCTGGTCATCGACCTGATTGATGATCCCAAAGACCTGGGAAATGCCATAGCATTGAATTCAGCCATTTTCAACGCCGGACGTTTAATAGGCCCGGCAATTGCCGGTATCACCATTGCCGTTGTTGGTGAAGGAATCTGCTTTCTGTTGAATGCTTTGAGTTTTGTAGCAGTAATCGCGGCACTGATGCAGATCAAAATTCCGGCAAAACAACAATCCATCCATCCCGAAAAATTTAAGAAGAGTTTCTCGGAAGGTTTCCATTATACATTTAATTCCATGCCCATACGTACCTTAATTACCTTGCTGGCTGTTTTAAGCCTGATCGGCCTTCCTGTTGTGGTAATTTTACCAGCATACGCCAAAGAAATCCTTCTTGGAAATGCCGACACTCTCGGCTACCTGATGTCTGCCCTGGGCGCCGGTGCACTATGCGGTGCGCTGTATATGGCCTCACGAAGAACAGTGCTGGGGCTTGCCAAAATAATTTCCATCAGTATTGGAGTTTATGGCCTGTCATTGACCTTAGCATCTTTTTCGCAGGTAACCTATTTATCCATGATGATATTTTTCTTCACAGGGCTTACCATGGTTCTTTCATTATCGTCTATTAATACGATGTTACAGACCATTGCCGATGAAGATAAACGGGGCCGGGTGATGAGTTTTTATGCCATGGCGCTAATGGGAACCATGCCAATAGGCAACCTCCTGTCAGGAACGCTGGCCAGTGGGATTGGCATACCTTATACACTACTGATTTCCGGAACAATTACTATTTTATCCGGCGTGTGGCTTTGGTTCAACCTCAAAACGCTCAGGAAGTATGTGCGCCCTATATATATTAATAAAGGTATACTCCCGGGATTACCGCATGATATAAATTGATACGGGACAATTGCATTTTAAAAGGATTACGGCAAGGTCTGGTAATCTGTAATCATTTGTAACCCAAATCATTTAAGGCATATAATAAATGAGGCTTGTCTAATTCAAAAAATTCACTTAGTTTTGCACCAAATTTAAAACTATTATTATATGTTTAAAAATCATCCTAAGGGTTTATTGTCAGCTGCGTTGGCCAATATGGGAGAGCGTTTTGGTTTCTACACCATGATGGCCATCCTCGTGCTGTTTCTTCAGGCAAAATTCGGTCTTTCAGGCCCCAATGCCGGAATCATTTATTCCATTTTTTACTTTTCAATTTACATTCTTGCCTTTGTTGGCGGACTCATTGCTGATAAAACCAAGAATTTCAAAGGAACTATCCTTATTGGTTTAATAATGATGTCTGTCGGGTATTTTCTGATTGCTATTCCCACATCAACACCGGTTCCTGAAAATTCTTTTAACCTTTTGCTTGGGATGACCTGTGGCGGACTGTTTGTAATTGCCTTCGGTAACGGTTTATTCAAAGGCAACCTACAGGCTCTTGTCGGCCAGATGTATGACAATGAAAAATACAGTAAATTGCGTGACTCAGGGTTTTCCATTTTCTATATGTTTATCAATGTGGGTGCCATCTTTGCTCCACTTGCAGCAGTTGGTGTAAGAAACTGGTGGGTAACTTCTCATGGATTTGAATACAACTCCGCAATGCCAGAGTTGTGCCATGCGCACCTGAATAACACAATCAGCGTGGAAGGTATTACCAAACTTCAGGAATTCGCAGCACAATTTAATTATGCCGGGTCCGACATAACAACTTTCGCCAATAAATATCTTAATGTGTTTGCCACAGGTTTTCATTATGCTTTTGCAGTGGCAATCTGCGCTATGATTATTTCACTGATTATATACCTTGCCAATAAAAAGAAATTCCCGAATCCTAAAACCAAGGAAGAAGCTGCCAATGCCAATATTATAGAAATGGATATCAAAGAAGTCAGGCAACGCCTTTACGCATTATTTGCAGTTTTTGCGGTGGTTATTTTCTTCTGGTTTTCATTCCATCAAAATGGTTTGACGCTTACTTATTTTGCAAAAGATTATACAGATTTAAGCAAGATTAGTATTAACCTGGGATTCACCGAAATCAAAGGTGCAGAATTATTCCAGTCAATCAATCCATTTTTTGTTGTATTTCTGACACCGGTGATTTTAGCTGTTTTCGGCGCTTTACGAGCCAGAGGAAAAGAACCCTCAACACCTAAAAAGATTGCCATTGGGATGGGGATTGCTGCAAGTGCATATCTTTTAATGGCACTGGGCTCAATGGGAATTCCTACAAAAAGCGAGCTTACAGAAATGGGAGGATTACCCGATGCAGAGCGCATTACACCTCTCCTGCTATTAGGCACTTATTTTATTCTAACTGTGGCCGAACTATTTATTTCACCTTTGGGTATATCATTTGTTTCTAAAGTGGCTCCTCCAAAATATCAGGGCATGATGCAGGGCTTATGGCTCTGTGCTACTGCTATCGGAAATTCGTTGCTGTTTATTGGAGCTGTTTTGTACGACATTATACCGATTTCCGGCGTATGGACCGTTTTCATTGTGGCCTGCTGTATTTCAATGGGGACAATGTTTTTCATGCTCCGATGGCTGGAAAAGGTAGCCAAATAAAAAAAATAAAAAAAGAGGCCTTGAGCCTCTTTTTTTTTTATCTTTATTAAAAATTATCACCTATGAGAAGTTTATCATTAAACATAATAATTACATTCATTTCTCTTTCTGTTTTCGCACAATATCCTACAGGACACCGTACAATAACTTATCAGGACCCTGCACGCAGCGACCGTAACATTGAGACAGAAATATATTATCCGGCAGTTTCTGCAGGAAACAACACCGATGTTGCATCAGGACAGTTTCCCATTCTTGTTTTCGGACATGGATTTGTTATGTCGGTTTCTTCCTATGAAAACATCTGGACAGTTCTAACACCCCTGGGATATATCGTTGCCCTGCCCACCACAGAAGGCGGAGCCCCCAACCATTCCGAATTCGGCAAAGACCTTGCTTTTTTAATCAGCAAATTGCAGTCGGAAGGCTCCAATGCTTCTTCGCCTTTTTATCAGAAAGTCGGGACTACTTCAGCCATGATGGGGCATTCGATGGGAGGTGGCGTATCGTTTCTTGGCTGCGAAAACAACACCTTGCCAACAGTGATGGTAACTTTTGCCGCTGCCGTAACAAACCCTTCATCCACCACTGCTGCCGCCAATGTTACTATTCCCACTCTGGTAATTTCCGGCGCTGACGACTGTGTAGCACCGCCCGACGAACATCAACTGCTTATGTATAACGCACTTGCCAGTAGCTGTAAAGTATATATCAGTATCACTAACGGAGGCCACTGTAATTTTGCCAATTATAATTTAGCCTGCACTTTTGGCGAAGAAACCTGCAACCCGGGAGGTGTGGATATAACAAGAGAAGAACAACAGGCAATTACTATGAGTTTTTTGATTCCTTACCTTGACTTTTTCCTGAAAGGAGTGGAAGTCTCATGGTATGAATTTACGGATTCATTAACCAATTCCACAAAAATAACTCACATAAAAAATTGCGATATTGACCCCTCAGGAATTGCCGAAGCCAAAAATACAGAAGTAAATATTTATCCCAACCCCTCAACAGGCAATCTCAATATCTCACTTGCCGGAGATGAAAGGGCGTTCATTGAATTATCAGATATAACAGGAAGGGTAATTTTAAAAAGAGAAACTGACAGGCAAATAACCAAGCTTGATATCAGCACGTTAATACAAGGAGTGTATTTTGTGAAAGTTATTAACGCAAATGATTCTCATGTAACACGGCGCATTATTAAAATGTAGTGTTTTCATTTAGGATTCAAAATTGATATCAGGCGAAACGGCCTAATAACTTTTTATTGATTATTGTTATTAAAATTACCACAGCATTTAATGCCAAGAGCAGCAGTAATGTTTGGGGTATTCCCAGCAACGGAATGATAAAACTTGTGATTAATAAAGCCCCGGCTGCAGAACCCAAAAGTTCTATGCTGTACGAATTCCCTGCATTGATGGCATTGGGTTGGTTTTTAAGCCTTGTGGAAAGTACAAACTGAACACCTGTGATTAGAGCCAGCAGAAAAACGATAAGATAAAAAACAAATCTAACAAATAATGAAAGGTGTAAGACATAATTGAAAAGTACCCATACTATCAAAAGAAAAACCAATAAGATAATTTGCATTATAATAAAATGCATGAATCCGGCTTTAAGTTTTTTGGGGACAACAGAAGTGCCGGTAAACAAACCTGTCATAAATAATGTGATGATAATGCTCAATTCAGAATATACATAACCGCATAACGATTGAAAAGCGACAATAATAATCATTTCAACGGACGCTGATGTAAAACCGCTTGCAAGTAGATTGACATTAACGGGTTTCATGATAAATATCATGACAAGAAATATTATACTAACCAGCATTACAGGCAGCCACAGGCTTGCCTGATAAAAACTTAACCAGTGCTGAAGTCCGTAATAATATGTTATGGGTTTTAAATCATAATTAACAGGCGCGGAAGCGTTTATATCAGAAATAATCTTTTCTGATTTTTGTTTTATCAGGCTGTCATTCAGAAAATATTCGTTGACATAAACATTTTCAATATTCCTCTCCGTAATATTTTTTGCTATCTCTAAAGTCAAATTGCCATCGGAAGCAAGCATAAACAAACGGTTGCCAGAGATGATACTCACATTTTTAAAGACTTTCCGCAGGCTGTTGTAAACAGAAGAATTCAATTGAACAGATGACGGATTCATATAATTTTCCATCCCGGGTAAACTAAGACCGGCAACTGCATCCGTTTGCATACACCTTTTCAACTCCGAAAAAAATTCAAATGTGTAAAAACGGTTGCTTTGAGCATAAAGCGGGTCGGGAGTATTCAGAATGACAACATCATATTTTACTGGTGATTTTCTTATAAAAATGCGCGGGTCCTGAAAATACACATTTGAAAACAATATAGTGTCATGCGAAAAATATTTTTTTTCCATTTCAGCAATATCCCTGTTTATGTCAACAAAATCAATATGCAAGGGATGATATTTTTTTATTTCTTTTTCTGTATTATAAATATTTCCGGAAACCTGCAACACATACCTGGACTCAGGCCTTTGAATCATGATATAATGTACAGATTCTTCGGTTGCCATCTCATTATGGTCAGAATTGATAATCGTGCCATTCAGATACATATTGAACTGCTCCTGGCTCCCGGTAACCACAATTTTCCCAAATTCATTTTCACGGGTTTCTATTATTTTTTGCCCCGGATACAATTTTCCAAGAGCAATATTTTTGATATCGGTATTCATAAGAAAAACAACAAGTGCTAACAACATTAGTAAATGAACCCATAAATTCCTGTTTTTTTTCTTTAAAGTAATCATCGCTATAAAAAAGAAAGCATTTGATATAGCTATTATAGAAATAATCTGATAGGAGTCAAAAAAACGTATGAGCAAAAAGCTGAACAGAACTCCGCTGACAATACTCCCCAGAGATTCAACGGCATAAACAACAGCAATTTCGTTTCTTTGACGTGTCATTCGGGCAGCAAAT
The genomic region above belongs to Bacteroidales bacterium and contains:
- a CDS encoding T9SS type A sorting domain-containing protein; its protein translation is MRSLSLNIIITFISLSVFAQYPTGHRTITYQDPARSDRNIETEIYYPAVSAGNNTDVASGQFPILVFGHGFVMSVSSYENIWTVLTPLGYIVALPTTEGGAPNHSEFGKDLAFLISKLQSEGSNASSPFYQKVGTTSAMMGHSMGGGVSFLGCENNTLPTVMVTFAAAVTNPSSTTAAANVTIPTLVISGADDCVAPPDEHQLLMYNALASSCKVYISITNGGHCNFANYNLACTFGEETCNPGGVDITREEQQAITMSFLIPYLDFFLKGVEVSWYEFTDSLTNSTKITHIKNCDIDPSGIAEAKNTEVNIYPNPSTGNLNISLAGDERAFIELSDITGRVILKRETDRQITKLDISTLIQGVYFVKVINANDSHVTRRIIKM
- a CDS encoding peptide MFS transporter, with amino-acid sequence MFKNHPKGLLSAALANMGERFGFYTMMAILVLFLQAKFGLSGPNAGIIYSIFYFSIYILAFVGGLIADKTKNFKGTILIGLIMMSVGYFLIAIPTSTPVPENSFNLLLGMTCGGLFVIAFGNGLFKGNLQALVGQMYDNEKYSKLRDSGFSIFYMFINVGAIFAPLAAVGVRNWWVTSHGFEYNSAMPELCHAHLNNTISVEGITKLQEFAAQFNYAGSDITTFANKYLNVFATGFHYAFAVAICAMIISLIIYLANKKKFPNPKTKEEAANANIIEMDIKEVRQRLYALFAVFAVVIFFWFSFHQNGLTLTYFAKDYTDLSKISINLGFTEIKGAELFQSINPFFVVFLTPVILAVFGALRARGKEPSTPKKIAIGMGIAASAYLLMALGSMGIPTKSELTEMGGLPDAERITPLLLLGTYFILTVAELFISPLGISFVSKVAPPKYQGMMQGLWLCATAIGNSLLFIGAVLYDIIPISGVWTVFIVACCISMGTMFFMLRWLEKVAK